From Dehalococcoidales bacterium, the proteins below share one genomic window:
- a CDS encoding cobalamin biosynthesis protein: MAALLVLAISLVIDFAVGEPPRLIHPVVWMGRLISCLVGRVSACSSRVRFACGCGVTLLTVAAFAVPAYFLLSFLGNTSPVAYVIVGALLLKSTFSLRELCRVTLGIKGLLENGKLDEARSGLRALVSRDTTTLSKPLLVSAAVESTAESACDSFVAPLFFFLLFGVPGALAYRCVNTLDSMIGYHGEYEYLGKFPSRLDDGLNYIPARLTALLIVLAAFFSGRGGRRVWQVALADHGRTESPNAGWPMAAAAGALGVQLDKVGQYQLGRMDNPLVPGTIGGAVKLVGVAAAFWMLVCYAVEVILLVY, encoded by the coding sequence ATGGCGGCTCTGCTGGTACTGGCGATCTCTTTAGTTATCGATTTTGCGGTGGGGGAACCGCCGCGCCTAATACACCCGGTGGTGTGGATGGGCAGGCTTATTTCCTGTCTGGTCGGACGGGTCTCCGCTTGCTCCTCTCGGGTCCGGTTTGCCTGTGGGTGCGGCGTAACCCTGCTCACGGTAGCGGCCTTTGCCGTACCTGCCTATTTTCTGCTTTCCTTCCTGGGAAATACCAGCCCGGTCGCCTATGTTATTGTTGGAGCGCTGCTTCTTAAGTCTACCTTTTCCCTGAGGGAGCTGTGCCGGGTGACACTTGGCATCAAGGGTCTCCTCGAGAATGGGAAACTGGATGAGGCGCGCTCCGGGCTGCGGGCCCTGGTCAGTCGTGATACTACCACCCTCTCAAAGCCGCTTCTGGTTTCGGCGGCGGTGGAGTCGACCGCCGAGAGCGCCTGTGACAGCTTTGTGGCGCCGCTCTTTTTCTTTCTCCTCTTCGGTGTCCCCGGGGCGCTTGCCTACCGCTGCGTGAATACCCTGGACAGTATGATCGGATATCACGGCGAGTACGAGTACCTGGGTAAGTTTCCCAGCCGGCTGGACGACGGACTGAACTACATACCGGCCCGGCTGACGGCGCTGCTGATCGTCCTGGCTGCCTTCTTCTCCGGACGGGGTGGCCGTCGGGTGTGGCAGGTGGCGCTTGCCGACCATGGCCGGACGGAAAGCCCTAATGCCGGCTGGCCGATGGCGGCTGCCGCCGGTGCCCTCGGAGTGCAACTGGATAAGGTAGGTCAGTACCAGCTGGGCAGGATGGATAATCCGCTGGTTCCCGGCACCATCGGTGGGGCGGTAAAGCTGGTGGGGGTGGCGGCGGCTTTCTGGATGCTGGTATGCTATGCTGTTGAGGTGATTTTACTGGTCTATTAG
- a CDS encoding ABC transporter ATP-binding protein has protein sequence MIELELDNLTLAYGRNVVVRDLAFRVVPGEMVGLIGPNGSGKSTVVRALSRVISPVSGRVLVGGRDVQEISRGELACLLGVVPQIAILPGTFTAFEIVLMGRNPHLGFLQHEGIRDMEVAWRAMEMTGTQAFAQRRINELSGGEIQRVVIARVLAQEPKSVLLDEPTASLDISHQVAILDLIKGLCREYRLTVVIVLHDLNLAAQYCDRLILMKEGRLHAQGTPDEVINPRNIKEVYGAEDCVYPHPAGGAPVVLPRAGGGRSAGLT, from the coding sequence ATGATAGAACTGGAATTGGATAATCTGACCCTGGCCTACGGCCGGAATGTGGTGGTGAGAGACCTGGCCTTTCGGGTGGTGCCCGGGGAGATGGTTGGGCTTATCGGACCGAACGGCTCGGGAAAGTCGACTGTTGTCCGGGCGCTCAGCCGGGTTATTTCGCCGGTGTCGGGGCGGGTACTGGTGGGGGGTAGAGACGTTCAGGAAATATCCCGCGGGGAGCTGGCCTGCCTGCTCGGCGTGGTGCCCCAGATAGCAATCCTGCCCGGTACCTTTACCGCCTTTGAGATAGTGCTGATGGGGAGGAATCCCCATCTCGGCTTTCTTCAGCATGAGGGCATCCGGGATATGGAGGTTGCCTGGCGGGCGATGGAGATGACCGGGACACAGGCCTTTGCCCAGCGCAGGATAAACGAGCTCTCCGGCGGGGAGATCCAGCGTGTCGTGATTGCCCGTGTCCTGGCCCAGGAGCCGAAGTCGGTCCTCCTCGATGAGCCGACGGCGAGCCTGGATATCAGCCATCAGGTTGCAATCCTGGACTTGATTAAGGGCCTCTGCCGGGAGTACAGACTGACGGTGGTCATCGTCCTTCACGATCTGAACCTTGCCGCGCAGTATTGTGATCGCCTCATCCTGATGAAGGAGGGCCGGCTCCACGCCCAGGGGACACCGGATGAGGTCATTAATCCCCGCAATATTAAGGAAGTCTACGGCGCTGAGGACTGTGTCTATCCCCACCCCGCCGGTGGTGCCCCGGTGGTTCTACCCCGGGCGGGCGGCGGCCGGAGCGCCGGACTTACGTAA
- a CDS encoding cobalamin-binding protein — MRKKFCYAAVSLALLGLLSACTPTAGETVSSGGMTDQLGRTVEFDGVPQRIVSLAPSNTEILFALGLGDRVVGVTEYCDYPASAKEKAVIGGFSTVDLERVVALSPDLILATSMHEADVLPALENSGLTVFALAPATLDEVLESIILVGEVTGKVEEAAGLVNDMKRRISAVTAKTEGLSPEQRPRVFFITWHDPLMTPGLETRHDELIQMAGGINIARDLIGYADISLEAVIEANPEVMIAGVGMGDGEALPAQFISTEPRLGNTDARRNGRIYEIDTDLEGRPGPRIVDALEAFARFIHPELFAGG; from the coding sequence GTGAGGAAAAAATTTTGCTATGCTGCCGTTTCCCTTGCCCTGCTCGGTCTGCTGTCCGCCTGTACTCCGACCGCCGGGGAGACGGTGTCCTCGGGTGGAATGACCGACCAGTTGGGCCGGACGGTCGAGTTTGATGGCGTTCCGCAGCGGATTGTATCGCTTGCTCCCAGCAATACCGAGATACTGTTTGCTCTGGGTCTGGGCGATAGAGTGGTCGGGGTAACCGAGTACTGCGATTACCCAGCATCGGCTAAGGAAAAGGCAGTAATCGGCGGTTTCAGTACCGTTGATTTGGAGAGGGTGGTTGCCCTGTCTCCCGATCTGATACTGGCCACCAGCATGCATGAAGCAGATGTCCTTCCGGCGCTGGAAAACAGTGGGCTGACTGTTTTTGCGCTTGCCCCGGCTACGCTTGATGAGGTGCTGGAGTCGATTATCCTGGTCGGTGAGGTTACCGGGAAGGTAGAGGAGGCAGCCGGGCTGGTTAACGATATGAAGAGGCGGATTTCCGCGGTGACGGCAAAGACGGAAGGGCTCTCCCCGGAGCAGAGGCCGCGGGTCTTCTTCATTACATGGCATGATCCCCTGATGACGCCCGGCTTGGAGACTCGTCACGACGAGCTGATTCAAATGGCGGGCGGAATAAACATCGCCCGCGACCTTATCGGCTATGCCGATATCAGTCTGGAGGCGGTAATCGAGGCGAACCCGGAAGTGATGATTGCCGGCGTCGGCATGGGGGACGGTGAGGCCCTGCCCGCTCAGTTCATTAGCACGGAGCCGAGGCTGGGGAATACCGACGCCCGCCGTAACGGACGGATATATGAGATAGATACCGACCTGGAGGGCCGTCCCGGGCCGCGCATAGTCGATGCGCTGGAGGCGTTTGCTCGCTTCATCCACCCGGAACTATTTGCCGGAGGCTGA
- a CDS encoding asparagine synthase-related protein, whose protein sequence is MTKTPGLHNVLNYPEAGNNLEDILKELRSRLKEAAERNTARGILLSGGLDTSILALLSPGAIGLNVRLNGYGEDLKYAEMLAVKLGLELHPKSISIDEALAMVPEVIKILGSFDPALPNDLAVYLGLRLAREKGLKSVITGDGADELFAGYGYMLDLDLKEYLPRLAEKMSFSSSRLGAHLGVEVKQPFLDRDIIDLALSISPELKIREHHGVRHGKWILREAFAPWLPGEIVWQAKRPIEVGSGFSRLHEIIGAGISDEELAEAEATLSLKFLSRDHLFYYRTYRQVVGEIPPPQPGEAGCPGCGTGIAPQSCHCRVCGWSRGL, encoded by the coding sequence TTGACAAAGACGCCCGGTCTGCATAATGTGTTGAATTACCCCGAAGCAGGTAATAATTTGGAAGACATTCTCAAAGAGCTACGGTCGCGCTTGAAAGAGGCGGCAGAGAGAAATACGGCCCGGGGCATACTGCTCTCCGGAGGCCTGGATACCAGCATCCTGGCCCTGCTTTCCCCGGGGGCAATCGGGCTGAACGTAAGGCTCAACGGGTACGGAGAAGACCTGAAGTATGCCGAGATGCTGGCCGTTAAGCTCGGCCTGGAGCTCCACCCAAAGAGCATCAGCATCGATGAGGCCCTGGCGATGGTACCCGAGGTGATCAAGATTCTGGGTAGCTTCGACCCCGCCCTACCCAACGACCTGGCGGTATACCTGGGGCTACGGTTAGCCCGGGAGAAGGGCCTTAAAAGCGTCATCACCGGGGACGGGGCCGATGAGCTATTTGCCGGCTACGGCTATATGTTAGACTTAGACCTGAAAGAGTACCTGCCCCGGCTCGCCGAAAAGATGAGTTTCTCGTCCAGCCGCCTCGGCGCCCACCTGGGGGTCGAGGTAAAACAACCCTTCCTGGACAGGGACATCATCGACCTCGCCCTATCCATCAGTCCCGAACTAAAGATCAGGGAGCACCACGGCGTAAGGCATGGCAAATGGATCCTGCGAGAGGCCTTTGCGCCCTGGCTGCCCGGGGAAATCGTCTGGCAGGCCAAGCGTCCCATCGAGGTAGGCTCCGGCTTCAGTCGGCTGCATGAGATAATCGGTGCCGGGATCTCCGACGAGGAACTGGCGGAGGCAGAGGCAACCCTTTCCCTGAAGTTCTTGAGCCGGGACCACCTCTTCTACTACCGGACCTACCGCCAAGTGGTCGGCGAGATTCCGCCGCCTCAGCCGGGAGAAGCAGGCTGCCCGGGCTGCGGTACGGGGATAGCACCGCAGAGCTGCCACTGCCGGGTCTGCGGTTGGAGCAGGGGACTATAA
- a CDS encoding iron chelate uptake ABC transporter family permease subunit, producing MAPYRTGSSLTGRPVPGLPRRRRRIYAIIGLLAALGGVIVFATLLGSVRIPFTTTFRILLDQLPGIDIASTWQSTTETIILSMRLPRVVLAGIVGAALSIAGATYQGLFRNPLADPYLIGVTQGAALGAVIGFSLPFQWQGMGFGVIPMLAFAGALVTVFVVYNLARVGKTIPTTTLILAGVALGALCSSIVSYLIITSGDKMHGIVFWLMGSFSLSDWSEVRFVLPYVITGVVVILLYARSLNVMQLDEEQAQQLGVDVEKVKRILLAAATLITAAAVSFVGTIGFVGIIIPHTVRLIWGPDYRFLLPLSLLSGAVFLILADLVARTALAPMEIPVGVITAICGAPFFLYILRRKRKAVFF from the coding sequence GTGGCTCCGTATCGGACGGGATCGTCTCTTACCGGACGGCCTGTGCCCGGGCTTCCCCGGCGCCGCCGCCGGATATATGCCATAATCGGGCTTCTGGCAGCGCTGGGGGGGGTGATAGTGTTTGCCACTCTCCTGGGCAGCGTTAGAATTCCCTTTACCACTACCTTCCGTATTCTCCTTGACCAGCTGCCGGGGATAGATATCGCCTCCACCTGGCAGAGCACTACCGAGACGATAATCCTCTCGATGCGCCTGCCCCGGGTAGTCCTGGCCGGTATCGTCGGCGCTGCCCTCTCCATCGCCGGGGCGACCTATCAGGGGCTGTTCCGTAACCCGCTGGCCGACCCTTACCTTATCGGTGTGACACAGGGAGCGGCACTGGGTGCCGTCATCGGCTTCTCACTTCCCTTCCAGTGGCAGGGAATGGGGTTCGGGGTTATTCCCATGCTCGCTTTTGCCGGGGCGCTGGTTACGGTGTTTGTTGTCTATAATCTGGCCCGGGTTGGCAAGACCATCCCCACCACCACTCTTATCCTGGCCGGGGTTGCCCTGGGTGCCCTTTGCTCTTCGATTGTCTCCTACCTGATCATCACCAGCGGTGACAAGATGCACGGTATTGTGTTCTGGCTGATGGGCAGTTTCTCACTGAGTGACTGGTCGGAGGTAAGGTTTGTTCTCCCCTATGTCATAACCGGGGTAGTTGTTATTCTGCTCTATGCCCGTTCCCTTAACGTGATGCAGCTTGATGAAGAGCAGGCGCAGCAACTGGGGGTTGATGTGGAGAAGGTAAAACGTATTCTGCTTGCCGCGGCCACCCTGATTACGGCCGCCGCTGTTTCCTTCGTCGGCACCATCGGCTTTGTCGGTATTATCATTCCCCATACCGTGCGCCTCATCTGGGGCCCTGATTACCGGTTTCTCCTGCCCCTGTCCCTCCTGAGCGGGGCCGTCTTTTTAATCCTGGCTGATCTGGTGGCGCGTACTGCTCTGGCGCCGATGGAGATACCGGTGGGGGTCATCACCGCCATCTGCGGAGCTCCCTTCTTCCTCTATATCCTGAGGCGCAAGAGGAAGGCGGTCTTTTTCTAA